A single genomic interval of Anopheles marshallii chromosome 2, idAnoMarsDA_429_01, whole genome shotgun sequence harbors:
- the LOC128715428 gene encoding protein transport protein Sec23A isoform X2 → MTTYEEFIQQNEDRDGIRFTWNVWPSSRIDSTRLVVPLGCLYQPLKERPDLPPILYDPVVCTRTTCRAILNPLCQVDYRAKLWVCNFCFQRNPFPPQYAAISEQHQPAELIAGFSTIEYTITRAPCMPPVFLFVVDTCMDEEELTALKDSLQMSLSLLPANALVGLITFGKMVQVHELGTEGCSKSYVFRGTKDLNAKQIQDMLGIGRVPGPQQPGQQHQQQAMRGAAAPVPPANRFLQPLHKCDMALTDLLGELQRDPWPVPQGKRYLRSTGAALSIAVGLLECTYPNTGGRIMLFVGGPCSQGPGQVVDDELKHPIRSHHDIQKDNAKFMKKAIKHYEALALRTATNGHCIDIYSCALDQTGLMEMKQCCNSTGGHMVMGDSFNSSLFKQTYQRVFAADQKAELKMAFNGTLEIKCSRELKIEGGIGSCVSLNVKNASVSDTEIGMGNTVQWKLCTMTPNTTMAFFFEVANQHAAPIPQGGRGCLQFITQYQHSSGQRRIRVTTVARSWADATANLHMISAGFDQEAAAVLMSRMVVYRAESDDGPDTLRWIDRQLIRLCQKFGEYGKDDPNSFRLAENFSLFPQFMYHLRRSQFLQVFNNSPDETTFYRHMLMREDLTQSLIMIQPILYSYSFNGPPEPVLLDTSSIQPDRILLMDTFFQILIFHGETIAQWRKDKYQDMPEYENFKQLLQAPVDDAQEILQTRFPMPRYIDTEQGGSQARFLLSKVNPSQTHNNMYAYGQVSDGGAPVLTDDVSLQVFMEHLKKLAVSSTT, encoded by the exons ATGACAACGTACGAggaatttattcaacaaaacgAAGACCGCGATGGTATTCGCTTTACGTGGAACGTTTGGCCTTCGAGCCGTATTGATTCCACGCGTCTGGTTGTACCGCTCGGGTGTCTCTACCAACCGCTGAAAGAACGTCCGGATCTGCCACCGATTCTATACGACCCGGTCGTCTGTACGCGCACAACTTGTCGTGCTATATTGAACCCGCTCTGCCAGGTGGATTACAGGGCGAAGTTGTGGGTGTGCAACTTTTGTTTCCAGCGCAATCCGTTCCCGCCACAGTATGCGGCCATCTCGGAGCAGCACCAACCGGCCGAGCTAATCGCGGGCTTCAGCACGATCGAGTACACGATCACGCGTGCACCGTGTATGCCACCGGTGTTTCTGTTCGTCGTTGATACCTGCATGGACGAAGAGGAGCTGACGGCATTGAAGGACTCGCTGCAGATGTCACTTAGTTTGCTTCCCGCAAATGCGCTCGTTGGTTTGATTACCTTCGGCAAAATGGTGCAAGTGCACGAGCTCGGCACGGAGGGTTGCTCGAAAAGTTATGTGTTCCGCGGTACGAAAGATCTGAATGCGAAGCAAATCCAGGATATGTTGGGAATCGGTCGTGTTCCCGGTCCCCAGCAACCGggacagcagcaccagcagcaagcGATGCGGGGCGCAGCAGCACCAGTTCCGCCGGCCAACCGATTCCTCCAACCTCTGCACAAGTGTGACATGGCATTGACCGATCTGCTTGGCGAACTGCAGCGTGATCCGTGGCCGGTACCTCAAGGCAAACGGTACCTCCGTTCGACGGGAGCTGCACTCTCGATTGCAGTGGGTCTGTTGGAGTGTACGTACCCGAACACGGGTGGCCGTATTATGCTGTTCGTCGGTGGACCTTGCTCCCAAGGGCCGGGTCAGGTGGTGGATGATGAGCTAAAGCACCCGATCCGTTCGCATCATGATATTCAGAAGGACAATGCGAAGTTTATGAAGAAAGCGATCAAACACTACGAAGCACTAGCATTGCGCACGGCTACTAATGGCCACTGCATTGACATTTATTCCTGTGCACTCGATCAGACGGGTTTGATGGAGATGAAGCAGTGTTGCAATTCTACCGGTGGTCATATGGTGATGGGAGATTCGTTCAATTCCTCGCTGTTTAAGCAAACTTATCAGCGAGTGTTTGCCGCGGATCAGAAAGCGGAACTCAAGATGGCGTTTAACGGCACGCTGGAGATCAAATGTTCACGCGAGCTGAAAATCGAGGGTGGTATTGGATCGTGTGTATCATTGAACGTGAAAAATGCGTCCGTCTCGGACACCGAAATCGGCATGGGCAATACGGTACAATGGAAACTGTGCACCATGACCCCCAACACGACCATGGCCTTTTTCTTCGAGGTGGCCAACCAACATGCGGCTCCGATACCACAAGGTGGTCGAGGTTGTCTGCAGTTCATTACACAGTATCAACATTCCAGCGGGCAGCGACGCATTCGTGTGACGACCGTCGCGCGCAGCTGGGCAGACGCAACTGCTAATTTGCATATGATCAGCGCCGGATTCGATCAGGAAGCGGCCGCCGTTTTAATGTCCCGCATGGTCGTGTATCGGGCGGAATCGGATGATGGCCCAGATACGCTCCGTTGGATCGATCGTCAATTGATCCGGCTGTGCCAGAAGTTCGGCGAATACGGCAAGGATGATCCGAACAGCTTTAGGTTGGCAGAAAACTTTTCGCTCTTCCCACAGTTCATGTACCATCTGCGTCGGTCGCAGTTCCTGCAGGTGTTCAACAACAGCCCAGATGAAACAACCTTCTATCGGCATATGCTGATGCGCGAGGATCTCACTCAGTCGTTGATCATGATCCAACCGATACTTTACTCGTACTCGTTCAATGGGCCACCGGAACCGGTGCTGCTCGATACGTCCTCCATCCAGCCTGATCGGATATTGCTGATGGACACGTTCTTCCAGATACTTATCTTCCATGGTGAGACGATCGCGCAGTGGCGCAAAGATAAGTACCAGGACATGCCGGAGTACGAGAACTTCAAGCAGTTGTTGCAGGCGCCCGTAGATGATGCGCAAGAGATTTTGCAGACACGCTTCCCGATGCCGCGATACATCGATACGGAGCAGGGTGGATCCCAAGCTCGGTTCCTCCTGTCGAAGGTTAATCCTTCCCAAACCCACAACAATATGTACGCGTACGGCCAGGTAAGT GACGGTGGTGCCCCCGTGCTTACAGACGACGTTTCGCTACAAGTGTTCATGGAGCATCTGAAGAAATTGGCTGTTTCGTCCACAACCTAA
- the LOC128715428 gene encoding protein transport protein Sec23A isoform X1: MTTYEEFIQQNEDRDGIRFTWNVWPSSRIDSTRLVVPLGCLYQPLKERPDLPPILYDPVVCTRTTCRAILNPLCQVDYRAKLWVCNFCFQRNPFPPQYAAISEQHQPAELIAGFSTIEYTITRAPCMPPVFLFVVDTCMDEEELTALKDSLQMSLSLLPANALVGLITFGKMVQVHELGTEGCSKSYVFRGTKDLNAKQIQDMLGIGRVPGPQQPGQQHQQQAMRGAAAPVPPANRFLQPLHKCDMALTDLLGELQRDPWPVPQGKRYLRSTGAALSIAVGLLECTYPNTGGRIMLFVGGPCSQGPGQVVDDELKHPIRSHHDIQKDNAKFMKKAIKHYEALALRTATNGHCIDIYSCALDQTGLMEMKQCCNSTGGHMVMGDSFNSSLFKQTYQRVFAADQKAELKMAFNGTLEIKCSRELKIEGGIGSCVSLNVKNASVSDTEIGMGNTVQWKLCTMTPNTTMAFFFEVANQHAAPIPQGGRGCLQFITQYQHSSGQRRIRVTTVARSWADATANLHMISAGFDQEAAAVLMSRMVVYRAESDDGPDTLRWIDRQLIRLCQKFGEYGKDDPNSFRLAENFSLFPQFMYHLRRSQFLQVFNNSPDETTFYRHMLMREDLTQSLIMIQPILYSYSFNGPPEPVLLDTSSIQPDRILLMDTFFQILIFHGETIAQWRKDKYQDMPEYENFKQLLQAPVDDAQEILQTRFPMPRYIDTEQGGSQARFLLSKVNPSQTHNNMYAYGQVSVDGGAPVLTDDVSLQVFMEHLKKLAVSSTT, from the exons ATGACAACGTACGAggaatttattcaacaaaacgAAGACCGCGATGGTATTCGCTTTACGTGGAACGTTTGGCCTTCGAGCCGTATTGATTCCACGCGTCTGGTTGTACCGCTCGGGTGTCTCTACCAACCGCTGAAAGAACGTCCGGATCTGCCACCGATTCTATACGACCCGGTCGTCTGTACGCGCACAACTTGTCGTGCTATATTGAACCCGCTCTGCCAGGTGGATTACAGGGCGAAGTTGTGGGTGTGCAACTTTTGTTTCCAGCGCAATCCGTTCCCGCCACAGTATGCGGCCATCTCGGAGCAGCACCAACCGGCCGAGCTAATCGCGGGCTTCAGCACGATCGAGTACACGATCACGCGTGCACCGTGTATGCCACCGGTGTTTCTGTTCGTCGTTGATACCTGCATGGACGAAGAGGAGCTGACGGCATTGAAGGACTCGCTGCAGATGTCACTTAGTTTGCTTCCCGCAAATGCGCTCGTTGGTTTGATTACCTTCGGCAAAATGGTGCAAGTGCACGAGCTCGGCACGGAGGGTTGCTCGAAAAGTTATGTGTTCCGCGGTACGAAAGATCTGAATGCGAAGCAAATCCAGGATATGTTGGGAATCGGTCGTGTTCCCGGTCCCCAGCAACCGggacagcagcaccagcagcaagcGATGCGGGGCGCAGCAGCACCAGTTCCGCCGGCCAACCGATTCCTCCAACCTCTGCACAAGTGTGACATGGCATTGACCGATCTGCTTGGCGAACTGCAGCGTGATCCGTGGCCGGTACCTCAAGGCAAACGGTACCTCCGTTCGACGGGAGCTGCACTCTCGATTGCAGTGGGTCTGTTGGAGTGTACGTACCCGAACACGGGTGGCCGTATTATGCTGTTCGTCGGTGGACCTTGCTCCCAAGGGCCGGGTCAGGTGGTGGATGATGAGCTAAAGCACCCGATCCGTTCGCATCATGATATTCAGAAGGACAATGCGAAGTTTATGAAGAAAGCGATCAAACACTACGAAGCACTAGCATTGCGCACGGCTACTAATGGCCACTGCATTGACATTTATTCCTGTGCACTCGATCAGACGGGTTTGATGGAGATGAAGCAGTGTTGCAATTCTACCGGTGGTCATATGGTGATGGGAGATTCGTTCAATTCCTCGCTGTTTAAGCAAACTTATCAGCGAGTGTTTGCCGCGGATCAGAAAGCGGAACTCAAGATGGCGTTTAACGGCACGCTGGAGATCAAATGTTCACGCGAGCTGAAAATCGAGGGTGGTATTGGATCGTGTGTATCATTGAACGTGAAAAATGCGTCCGTCTCGGACACCGAAATCGGCATGGGCAATACGGTACAATGGAAACTGTGCACCATGACCCCCAACACGACCATGGCCTTTTTCTTCGAGGTGGCCAACCAACATGCGGCTCCGATACCACAAGGTGGTCGAGGTTGTCTGCAGTTCATTACACAGTATCAACATTCCAGCGGGCAGCGACGCATTCGTGTGACGACCGTCGCGCGCAGCTGGGCAGACGCAACTGCTAATTTGCATATGATCAGCGCCGGATTCGATCAGGAAGCGGCCGCCGTTTTAATGTCCCGCATGGTCGTGTATCGGGCGGAATCGGATGATGGCCCAGATACGCTCCGTTGGATCGATCGTCAATTGATCCGGCTGTGCCAGAAGTTCGGCGAATACGGCAAGGATGATCCGAACAGCTTTAGGTTGGCAGAAAACTTTTCGCTCTTCCCACAGTTCATGTACCATCTGCGTCGGTCGCAGTTCCTGCAGGTGTTCAACAACAGCCCAGATGAAACAACCTTCTATCGGCATATGCTGATGCGCGAGGATCTCACTCAGTCGTTGATCATGATCCAACCGATACTTTACTCGTACTCGTTCAATGGGCCACCGGAACCGGTGCTGCTCGATACGTCCTCCATCCAGCCTGATCGGATATTGCTGATGGACACGTTCTTCCAGATACTTATCTTCCATGGTGAGACGATCGCGCAGTGGCGCAAAGATAAGTACCAGGACATGCCGGAGTACGAGAACTTCAAGCAGTTGTTGCAGGCGCCCGTAGATGATGCGCAAGAGATTTTGCAGACACGCTTCCCGATGCCGCGATACATCGATACGGAGCAGGGTGGATCCCAAGCTCGGTTCCTCCTGTCGAAGGTTAATCCTTCCCAAACCCACAACAATATGTACGCGTACGGCCAGGTAAGTGTC GACGGTGGTGCCCCCGTGCTTACAGACGACGTTTCGCTACAAGTGTTCATGGAGCATCTGAAGAAATTGGCTGTTTCGTCCACAACCTAA
- the LOC128715428 gene encoding protein transport protein Sec23A isoform X3 — protein MTTYEEFIQQNEDRDGIRFTWNVWPSSRIDSTRLVVPLGCLYQPLKERPDLPPILYDPVVCTRTTCRAILNPLCQVDYRAKLWVCNFCFQRNPFPPQYAAISEQHQPAELIAGFSTIEYTITRAPCMPPVFLFVVDTCMDEEELTALKDSLQMSLSLLPANALVGLITFGKMVQVHELGTEGCSKSYVFRGTKDLNAKQIQDMLGIGRVPGPQQPGQQHQQQAMRGAAAPVPPANRFLQPLHKCDMALTDLLGELQRDPWPVPQGKRYLRSTGAALSIAVGLLECTYPNTGGRIMLFVGGPCSQGPGQVVDDELKHPIRSHHDIQKDNAKFMKKAIKHYEALALRTATNGHCIDIYSCALDQTGLMEMKQCCNSTGGHMVMGDSFNSSLFKQTYQRVFAADQKAELKMAFNGTLEIKCSRELKIEGGIGSCVSLNVKNASVSDTEIGMGNTVQWKLCTMTPNTTMAFFFEVANQHAAPIPQGGRGCLQFITQYQHSSGQRRIRVTTVARSWADATANLHMISAGFDQEAAAVLMSRMVVYRAESDDGPDTLRWIDRQLIRLCQKFGEYGKDDPNSFRLAENFSLFPQFMYHLRRSQFLQVFNNSPDETTFYRHMLMREDLTQSLIMIQPILYSYSFNGPPEPVLLDTSSIQPDRILLMDTFFQILIFHGETIAQWRKDKYQDMPEYENFKQLLQAPVDDAQEILQTRFPMPRYIDTEQGGSQARFLLSKVNPSQTHNNMYAYGQDGGAPVLTDDVSLQVFMEHLKKLAVSSTT, from the exons ATGACAACGTACGAggaatttattcaacaaaacgAAGACCGCGATGGTATTCGCTTTACGTGGAACGTTTGGCCTTCGAGCCGTATTGATTCCACGCGTCTGGTTGTACCGCTCGGGTGTCTCTACCAACCGCTGAAAGAACGTCCGGATCTGCCACCGATTCTATACGACCCGGTCGTCTGTACGCGCACAACTTGTCGTGCTATATTGAACCCGCTCTGCCAGGTGGATTACAGGGCGAAGTTGTGGGTGTGCAACTTTTGTTTCCAGCGCAATCCGTTCCCGCCACAGTATGCGGCCATCTCGGAGCAGCACCAACCGGCCGAGCTAATCGCGGGCTTCAGCACGATCGAGTACACGATCACGCGTGCACCGTGTATGCCACCGGTGTTTCTGTTCGTCGTTGATACCTGCATGGACGAAGAGGAGCTGACGGCATTGAAGGACTCGCTGCAGATGTCACTTAGTTTGCTTCCCGCAAATGCGCTCGTTGGTTTGATTACCTTCGGCAAAATGGTGCAAGTGCACGAGCTCGGCACGGAGGGTTGCTCGAAAAGTTATGTGTTCCGCGGTACGAAAGATCTGAATGCGAAGCAAATCCAGGATATGTTGGGAATCGGTCGTGTTCCCGGTCCCCAGCAACCGggacagcagcaccagcagcaagcGATGCGGGGCGCAGCAGCACCAGTTCCGCCGGCCAACCGATTCCTCCAACCTCTGCACAAGTGTGACATGGCATTGACCGATCTGCTTGGCGAACTGCAGCGTGATCCGTGGCCGGTACCTCAAGGCAAACGGTACCTCCGTTCGACGGGAGCTGCACTCTCGATTGCAGTGGGTCTGTTGGAGTGTACGTACCCGAACACGGGTGGCCGTATTATGCTGTTCGTCGGTGGACCTTGCTCCCAAGGGCCGGGTCAGGTGGTGGATGATGAGCTAAAGCACCCGATCCGTTCGCATCATGATATTCAGAAGGACAATGCGAAGTTTATGAAGAAAGCGATCAAACACTACGAAGCACTAGCATTGCGCACGGCTACTAATGGCCACTGCATTGACATTTATTCCTGTGCACTCGATCAGACGGGTTTGATGGAGATGAAGCAGTGTTGCAATTCTACCGGTGGTCATATGGTGATGGGAGATTCGTTCAATTCCTCGCTGTTTAAGCAAACTTATCAGCGAGTGTTTGCCGCGGATCAGAAAGCGGAACTCAAGATGGCGTTTAACGGCACGCTGGAGATCAAATGTTCACGCGAGCTGAAAATCGAGGGTGGTATTGGATCGTGTGTATCATTGAACGTGAAAAATGCGTCCGTCTCGGACACCGAAATCGGCATGGGCAATACGGTACAATGGAAACTGTGCACCATGACCCCCAACACGACCATGGCCTTTTTCTTCGAGGTGGCCAACCAACATGCGGCTCCGATACCACAAGGTGGTCGAGGTTGTCTGCAGTTCATTACACAGTATCAACATTCCAGCGGGCAGCGACGCATTCGTGTGACGACCGTCGCGCGCAGCTGGGCAGACGCAACTGCTAATTTGCATATGATCAGCGCCGGATTCGATCAGGAAGCGGCCGCCGTTTTAATGTCCCGCATGGTCGTGTATCGGGCGGAATCGGATGATGGCCCAGATACGCTCCGTTGGATCGATCGTCAATTGATCCGGCTGTGCCAGAAGTTCGGCGAATACGGCAAGGATGATCCGAACAGCTTTAGGTTGGCAGAAAACTTTTCGCTCTTCCCACAGTTCATGTACCATCTGCGTCGGTCGCAGTTCCTGCAGGTGTTCAACAACAGCCCAGATGAAACAACCTTCTATCGGCATATGCTGATGCGCGAGGATCTCACTCAGTCGTTGATCATGATCCAACCGATACTTTACTCGTACTCGTTCAATGGGCCACCGGAACCGGTGCTGCTCGATACGTCCTCCATCCAGCCTGATCGGATATTGCTGATGGACACGTTCTTCCAGATACTTATCTTCCATGGTGAGACGATCGCGCAGTGGCGCAAAGATAAGTACCAGGACATGCCGGAGTACGAGAACTTCAAGCAGTTGTTGCAGGCGCCCGTAGATGATGCGCAAGAGATTTTGCAGACACGCTTCCCGATGCCGCGATACATCGATACGGAGCAGGGTGGATCCCAAGCTCGGTTCCTCCTGTCGAAGGTTAATCCTTCCCAAACCCACAACAATATGTACGCGTACGGCCAG GACGGTGGTGCCCCCGTGCTTACAGACGACGTTTCGCTACAAGTGTTCATGGAGCATCTGAAGAAATTGGCTGTTTCGTCCACAACCTAA